The window TGGGGGCACCTGCGCGGGCTGTATCTGCTCGGGGACGGGCGCTGGTTCCTGGACGCGGAGTACTGAAGGGGCAACCCGGGGTCGGCGGCCATCGCAGCAGGCGGTCCATCGGCGCCTCTTCCGCGGTCGGATCTTCGTTCGCGTCGGGCACGGTTGGGCTCCGGCTCGGCGGGTCGCACTCGATGCCCGTCCGGCGCGGTCCCTGCGCTGCGAGCTCGGGCCTTCAAGCGTCCTGCGAGCGCAGGCCTTCCCCCGCTTCCCGGGACGCGGCTCCGTGCCTTCGAACCATGGTGCCGCCCGCTCCGTACCGCCTTCGTTCAACCGTCCATGGCGGTGGATCCTCCACCGGTCACCCGTTCTGGCGACGCGTTCCGGGTCTTCGTCCGTTCCAGCGACGCCGTGGGTCCAGGCCTCGGGCCCTGCCGACGGACGATCCGCCGCGCCAACGGAGCCTGGCACGTGCCCGATGGTCACCGACCCGAACATGCCCGGGAAGCGGCCCCACCGCGCCTGCTGGAGCGGGTGTCGCGCGCCATCCAGGCGAGACGCTACAGCCCGCGGACCGAGGAGGCCTACCGCACCTGGATCCGGCGCTTCGTCCGGTTCCACCAGAACCGCCATCCGGACGACATGGGCGCGGAGGAGGTGGACCGCTTCCTGACCCACCTGGCGGTCGACGGCGGCGTGGCCGCGGCCACCCAGGCACAGGCCCGGGCGGCCCTGGTGTTCCTGTACCGGCATGTGCTCGGGCGGCCGCTGGACGAGCTGGGCGAGGACGTGGTCCGCGGTCGGCTCCCGCGCACCCTGCCGGAGGTCCTCACGCGCCGGGAGACCGGGGCGCTGCTGCGGACGCTGAGGGGCGATGTGCGCCTGGTGGCGGCCGTGCTCTATGGCGGAGGCCTGCGGCTGCTGGAGGGGCTGCAGCTGCGCGTGAAGGATCTGGATCTGGAGCGAAGGGAGCTGCGCATCCACAGGCCCAAGGGAGCGCGCGACCGCGTCAGCGTGATCCCGGCGTCGCTGGTGCCACAGCTGCACGATCAGATCGAGCGGAGGCATGCGCTCCACCTGCGCGATCTGGCGGCCGGCGGCGGCTGGGCGCCCCTGCCGGACCGGTACCGGATCAAGGCACCCCGCGCGGCCCTGGAGGTCGGCTGGCAGTTCCTGTTCCCTGCGACCACCCAGATCACGACCGCGCCGGGACGCCAGGGGCGCGCCCACCTGCACCCGACGGCCGTCCAGCGGAGCGTGAAGGCGGCCGTGCGTGCCCTCGGGCTGCCCAAGCGAGCGAGCTGCCACACGCTGCGCCACTCCTTCGCCACCCACCTGCTCGAGGACGGCTACGACATCCGCACCATCCAGGAGCTGCTGGGCCACAAGAGCGTCCGCACGACCATGATGTACACCCACGTCCTGAACCGAGGCGGCCTGGCTGTCCGGAGCCCGCTGGACACGATCCGCTTCGACGACGACCCCACCACAGGCTAAGCGCCCAAGCTCGCCGTGCTTAGGCTGCGGAGGCCGGCTTCCCGCTGTCGCTCCCGACCGCTCCACCCCTGGCGTCCCTCCCGGCGGCCGGGCATCATGGTCGGGCAGCCCATTTCCCCATGCCGCCGGGCCACATCGGGGTCGGGGGCGGTGGGGAAAGGGAGTTAGACGGCCCAACGAATGACCCATCGAGGCGTCGCCAGTGTCCCTACCCTCCAACGTGCCACGATATGACTCCGTCGACCTGATCGATTTCGATCATCTCGAAGCGCGGTTCGTGGTGAGCGCCACGCCACCAGTCGCGGCGGCAGCATGGACCAAGCTCGCCGAGACCGAACGACGGCTGGACCACTTTGACTGGGCGCTGCACGTGGTCCGCGAACCGCGGCGCCTCGAACGGTTCATCCGCGACCTCGCAACGGCTTTCCTCATGTCTTTCGAGGCGACGCTCCAGATTCTCACTACGGAGCGTCTTCACGGCGGTCTCGATAGGTGGATTGAGGGCCGCGCTGAGTACGACGTGGTGTGTCGCGGCCTCCGCACGCTCCGGAATCTCGAGGCGCACGTACAACCCGTCGAGCTAACCGCGTCGTCATTAACCGACTCATCCCGTTTTGTCGCGGGCATCGAATCTGGCCGGCGGACCTTCTGGCTCTTCCCCACGCTAACTCCGACGGACCTCGATCGCCTGATGCCTCACGGTCGCAAGCTCCGGGCCGAGGAGTGCGACGCATGGAACGCCACGGTTGCCAGCCACTCGGCGCGTGACCTCATGACGCGTGGCCTCCGCAGTCTGGTCTCGATCGTTCTGGACTCCCCGTAGCCACTGCGCCATGGCCGTCTAACACGCGTTTGCTGCTGTCGCCTGGCTCTCCGAGCTGGTAGCCGCTCCGATCTTGCCGCCACCCAGCCGGGAAGCCATCCTGAGGGCGCAGCAGAAACGCCGACCGTTAGGCGGAAATCCAATCTTCCTGGAAATGCTCCGAGTCAGTCTCCCGTTCGTGTCGTTCCTGGGCATGATGATGCTCCTGACGCCGCAGTCCGTTCGGGCTGACTCCGACGGATACTATTGCGTCGGCGCAGACTACATCGCCTATCAACTTCGTGGTTGGAACTGGTACAACCGCGGCGAGCATCGGCTGACCGTGGTCCGCTTCGGTGTGGACGGGCCGAGGCTGCTCGGAGAGGTCGCCTTGGGCGCAGACTTCCAGCCGCATGCGATGGACTGCGGAGCCCGAGAGGTCGTCCTGCAAGGATTCGGGGAGGGCTACATCCGAGTCGCCGTCGCACTCCGCGAAACCGGACTCGAGGTCGCCGAGCTGCTCCGAGATCCAGTTCGGCAGTTCTCGCCGGCCGACTTCCCGACGCCGCTCCCCAATCTGGGGGACTACTCCAGAGCTGGCTCCACCCAGATCGGCGACGTCGGGGGCACCCCTGTCTGGCTCGCCATCTTGCATCATCCCGTCGGTGGTCCTCGCTGGTGCCGGGAGGTCGAAGCCTGGGTGCAGATCGGCGATCCCGAGCAACCTCCCCGCTTTTCCCTGCAGCTGTATCGCGGATTCGCCGCCTGCGAGGGGCCAGGCTAGCGTCCGGCGATTCCGCCTAACAAAGAATTGCTGCTGACCGGGTAAGCTGCGTGGGTCCGGAAGCCCTCGCCTGGCGGCTCGCGCTCCGGGTCGGCACCTTGGTCCGGCAGCAGAATTCCGATCCGTTAGGCGGCCCTTCTAGCGCCGGGGGGCGCGTCGGCGTTCCCCCGGCATAAGAAGCTTGCCGATTATCACGCTTCGCACAAACGCCATTTGTATGCACCTTGCACCTTGGGTGCCTTGCGAGTGGGATATCTGTATGTAGGAGCGGTTCACGGTCCGTAGGCGTTGCCGTCCGCCCGCACACGGCCCGCACCACTCTGGATGTGAGGAGGTGAAGCGTATGCATCGCAGCCTGGCGGGATTGTTTGCGGTGGCCGTCGCCGTGACGGCAGCTGAAGCAGCGGCGCAAGACACACCGCTACGAGTTGGCAGTCTAGACGGCCCCAATGAGACAGTGTTTGGCTTGATCGCGGACGCGGATGTCGATCCCACCGGCGATGTCCTCGTTCTCGACATGCGAATGCTGGAGTTGCGGCGTTTCGACCGTAACGGGAGTTACATCGGGAAGGTGGGAAGCCCAGGCGCGCCGGGGCTTCGTCCACGCCAGAGAATTTCTCCTGGTCTTCCGGTGGGGGCTGGGTATTCCGCTCAATTGGCCTCGTCATCATTAGCTAGCCCCGACACCTAACAAGGATATCTGACTCCTCCTGAGCTGAGCGCAAGAGACGCGACGCGGAGAGGTCGACTGCAAACGTATCTCCGGCCTCTGAGATGCCGGCGCATGAGCGCCCAGGCCACGATGGGTAGTCGCGCGTGGGGAGCCAATCGGTTTAGCACGGCCCCGAGGGCCACTCTTGTTATCGGCAGATCCCCACGCCGGTCCGACCGGTGATCCATCGTCGCGAATCGTGCAAGCTTGCAGATGCGAGAGGGAGAGGATCGTCTAGGCAGCCTCACGTGCCGCTGGAAGGGCTGCTGTTCATCCAGACACGCCAGCAGACGCGGGCGAGCTTGTTGGCGAGCGCGACGGCATACGTTGTGGGTGCGCCGCTGTTGGATGCGAAGCGCCCAGACGCGCAGATCGTCCGGAGCGCGTCCGA of the Gemmatimonadota bacterium genome contains:
- a CDS encoding integron integrase, which codes for MPDGHRPEHAREAAPPRLLERVSRAIQARRYSPRTEEAYRTWIRRFVRFHQNRHPDDMGAEEVDRFLTHLAVDGGVAAATQAQARAALVFLYRHVLGRPLDELGEDVVRGRLPRTLPEVLTRRETGALLRTLRGDVRLVAAVLYGGGLRLLEGLQLRVKDLDLERRELRIHRPKGARDRVSVIPASLVPQLHDQIERRHALHLRDLAAGGGWAPLPDRYRIKAPRAALEVGWQFLFPATTQITTAPGRQGRAHLHPTAVQRSVKAAVRALGLPKRASCHTLRHSFATHLLEDGYDIRTIQELLGHKSVRTTMMYTHVLNRGGLAVRSPLDTIRFDDDPTTG